A window of Syntrophales bacterium contains these coding sequences:
- the sppA gene encoding signal peptide peptidase SppA, which yields MLKAVMTLYRHRFLWLVTLFLFFPIFLSGCAIVNIPLFPSAQALQERVVEGEGSNKILLMDISGFISEKERDTSVGFREGISIVSEVKEALKKAESDDAIRGLILRINSPGGTVTASDIIHHELKLFKEKTGAKITACLMDVGASGGYYVATAADEIIAHPTTITGSIGVIALKFNVAGLLSRIGIEEETVKSGDKKDIWSPFRPSTPEEQKIMQTIIDSLHERFIGIVTDGRKPLTRKDVEKLADGRIYTADQALEAKLIDQVGYLDDAIKRIKQLSGIDKASVITYYRPGTYKGSIYSALPKAPSNIINLIAINGKGLTTPPGVHFMYLWVP from the coding sequence AGATTTCTCTGGTTAGTCACGCTTTTCCTCTTTTTCCCCATCTTCCTAAGCGGTTGCGCCATCGTCAATATACCTCTTTTCCCCTCGGCACAGGCACTTCAGGAACGTGTTGTGGAGGGAGAAGGAAGCAACAAAATCCTTCTCATGGATATCTCCGGCTTCATTTCCGAGAAAGAACGCGATACCTCAGTTGGATTCCGTGAAGGAATATCTATCGTCTCTGAGGTTAAAGAGGCATTAAAAAAAGCAGAATCAGATGATGCGATTCGTGGTCTTATTCTCCGAATCAATTCTCCCGGTGGCACTGTCACCGCCAGTGATATCATTCATCATGAGTTGAAGTTGTTTAAGGAGAAAACCGGCGCTAAAATAACGGCCTGTTTAATGGATGTTGGTGCATCGGGGGGATATTATGTGGCTACTGCCGCAGACGAAATAATTGCCCATCCTACAACGATTACCGGAAGTATCGGTGTCATTGCATTAAAGTTCAATGTGGCAGGTCTTCTATCGCGCATAGGTATTGAAGAAGAGACCGTCAAATCCGGCGACAAAAAAGACATCTGGTCACCATTCAGACCAAGCACGCCGGAAGAACAAAAGATTATGCAGACAATTATTGACAGCCTCCACGAAAGGTTTATAGGTATCGTTACGGATGGACGAAAACCCCTGACAAGAAAAGATGTCGAAAAGCTGGCAGATGGCCGTATATACACCGCAGATCAGGCATTGGAAGCAAAACTGATCGATCAGGTTGGTTACCTGGATGATGCAATAAAGCGGATAAAACAATTGTCAGGCATTGACAAAGCTTCCGTAATTACCTATTACAGGCCTGGAACATATAAGGGAAGCATCTATTCTGCGCTTCCAAAAGCTCCCTCTAACATAATCAATCTAATTGCCATCAATGGAAAAGGCCTGACAACTCCACCGGGAGTCCACTTTATGTATCTCTGGGTGCCGTGA